One window of the Nocardia terpenica genome contains the following:
- a CDS encoding polysaccharide deacetylase family protein yields MSTDLKLFDYSPITERQPIHWPDGKRVAFYVGLNIEHFYVDLPGTATYPGTTSLTPDSLNYGWRDYGPRVGIWRIVEILDRYGIRASALLNSDVGERYPQIIAAGRERGWAWLAHGSSNSHLHTGLSVDQERAALRDIVTTIEQTTGQRPRGWMGPGLTETFDTPRLLAELGLEYVLDWTNDDQPYRLNVPGMLSVPYSVELNDILSFITRGHTGPDFVRMVIDQVDQLCADAEADDSGRVMALALHPFVIGQAFRARYLDEALRYVTGHPGVWVTTSDEIASRFRG; encoded by the coding sequence ATGAGCACGGACCTGAAGCTTTTCGACTACTCCCCCATCACCGAGCGGCAGCCGATCCACTGGCCGGACGGTAAGCGGGTCGCCTTCTACGTCGGCCTGAACATCGAGCATTTCTATGTCGATCTGCCGGGCACGGCCACCTATCCGGGCACCACGTCGCTCACGCCCGACTCGCTGAACTACGGGTGGCGCGACTACGGCCCGCGGGTCGGCATCTGGCGGATCGTCGAGATCCTGGACAGGTACGGCATTCGCGCCAGCGCGCTGCTGAATTCCGATGTGGGCGAACGGTATCCGCAGATCATCGCGGCCGGGCGGGAGCGCGGCTGGGCGTGGCTGGCGCACGGCAGCAGCAACAGCCACCTGCACACCGGGCTGTCGGTCGACCAGGAGCGCGCCGCCCTGCGCGACATCGTCACCACCATCGAGCAGACCACCGGGCAGCGCCCGCGCGGCTGGATGGGCCCCGGCCTCACCGAAACCTTCGACACCCCGCGGCTGCTGGCCGAACTGGGCCTCGAGTACGTGCTCGACTGGACCAACGACGACCAGCCCTACCGGCTGAATGTGCCCGGCATGCTCAGCGTTCCGTACTCGGTGGAGCTCAACGACATCCTCTCCTTCATCACCAGGGGCCACACCGGGCCGGATTTCGTGCGGATGGTCATCGACCAGGTGGACCAGCTCTGCGCCGACGCCGAGGCCGACGACAGCGGGCGCGTCATGGCATTGGCCCTGCACCCGTTCGTGATCGGGCAGGCATTCCGGGCCAGGTATCTGGACGAGGCGCTGCGGTATGTCACCGGGCATCCGGGGGTGTGGGTGACGACGAGCGATGAGATTGCTTCGCGGTTTCGGGGGTAG
- a CDS encoding ABC transporter permease: MSVPTAAPTRLFAALPAARLSGFAQWRALTGRIVRTMATKGELIVAMITPLVFTLGFYLPLRFVMRINGIDYAQFVMPIIVLQTMSFTMMSNAQIAAFEAMTGLNTRMQTMPIGTLVPLASRICAGLVRSVTSLAAAIVFGHVIGFRFIAGFGQAVLFCVFSLAVGTVLALGADALGCLTKSPESLSQALTLPTLIFGMLSCGFVPETGFPHWIQPFVRNQPISQFSFALRDMAQGGVSWHVLWVPLVWLIGLASVFAPVAVWASVRRS; encoded by the coding sequence GTGAGCGTTCCCACCGCCGCGCCGACCCGCCTGTTCGCCGCACTGCCCGCCGCGCGGCTGTCCGGCTTCGCGCAGTGGCGGGCGCTGACCGGTCGCATCGTGCGCACCATGGCCACCAAGGGCGAGCTGATCGTCGCGATGATCACGCCGCTGGTGTTCACCCTCGGGTTCTATCTGCCGCTGCGATTCGTGATGCGGATCAACGGAATCGACTACGCCCAGTTCGTCATGCCGATCATCGTGCTGCAGACCATGTCGTTCACCATGATGTCGAATGCGCAGATCGCGGCCTTCGAGGCGATGACCGGGCTGAACACCCGGATGCAGACCATGCCGATCGGCACGCTGGTGCCGCTGGCCTCGCGCATCTGTGCCGGGCTGGTGCGGTCGGTGACCTCGCTGGCCGCGGCGATCGTCTTCGGCCACGTCATCGGCTTCCGGTTCATCGCCGGATTCGGGCAGGCGGTGCTGTTCTGCGTGTTCTCGCTGGCGGTCGGCACGGTGCTGGCGCTCGGCGCGGACGCGCTGGGCTGCCTCACCAAAAGCCCGGAGTCGCTGAGCCAGGCGCTGACGCTGCCCACGCTGATCTTCGGCATGCTGTCGTGCGGCTTCGTTCCGGAAACAGGCTTCCCGCACTGGATTCAGCCGTTCGTGCGCAATCAGCCGATCTCGCAGTTCTCCTTCGCCCTGCGGGACATGGCTCAGGGCGGGGTGAGCTGGCATGTGCTGTGGGTGCCGCTGGTGTGGTTGATCGGGCTGGCGTCGGTCTTCGCGCCGGTGGCGGTCTGGGCGAGCGTGAGGCGGTCATGA
- a CDS encoding Nramp family divalent metal transporter, translated as MSTTLTVPPSRLRRVRSTALLLGPAFVASIAYVDPGNVASNVSAGAQYGYLLVWVIVLANAMAALVQFLSAKLGLVTGRSLPEVVRERANRPVRLAYWAQAELAAMATDLAEVVGGAIALQLLFGLPLLLGGAITGLVSMLLLVVQNRRGQQPFERMIIGLLAVISIGFVASLVVSPPPVPSTLAGLLPRFDGTRSVMLAAAMIGATVMPHVIYLHSGMARDRHGHPEPGPARARLLRANRWDVGIAMVIAGTVNLSMLLMAAHTFGGRDDVNTIQDAYHAVHTALGAGAALLLAVGLLASGLASTSVGAYAGAMIMDGLLRRRIPLLLRRVVTLIPALAILAVGIDPTRALIVSQVVLSFGIPFALIPLVRFTSDRTLMGVDLNHRVTTALAWVIAAVITALNLLLIYLTVTGRGS; from the coding sequence ATGAGCACCACCCTGACCGTCCCGCCGTCTCGTCTGCGGCGGGTCCGATCGACCGCGCTGCTGCTCGGCCCCGCCTTCGTGGCGAGCATCGCCTACGTCGATCCCGGCAATGTCGCCTCCAATGTGAGCGCGGGCGCCCAGTACGGCTATCTGCTGGTGTGGGTGATCGTGCTGGCGAACGCCATGGCCGCGCTGGTGCAGTTCCTGTCGGCGAAACTCGGCCTGGTCACCGGCCGCTCGCTGCCGGAGGTGGTGCGCGAGCGCGCGAATCGTCCGGTGCGGCTCGCCTATTGGGCACAGGCCGAGCTGGCCGCGATGGCCACCGATCTCGCCGAGGTGGTGGGCGGCGCGATCGCGCTGCAATTGCTGTTCGGCCTGCCGCTGCTGCTCGGCGGTGCGATCACCGGGCTGGTGTCGATGCTGCTGCTGGTGGTGCAGAACCGGCGCGGGCAGCAGCCGTTCGAACGGATGATCATCGGGCTGCTGGCGGTGATCTCCATCGGATTCGTGGCGAGCCTGGTCGTGTCGCCGCCCCCGGTGCCGAGCACGCTCGCCGGGCTGCTGCCGCGCTTCGACGGGACCCGGTCGGTGATGCTGGCCGCCGCGATGATCGGCGCGACCGTGATGCCGCACGTGATCTACCTGCACTCGGGCATGGCCCGGGATCGGCACGGGCACCCGGAGCCCGGTCCGGCGCGGGCGCGGCTGCTGCGCGCGAATCGCTGGGATGTCGGCATCGCCATGGTGATCGCCGGGACGGTGAACCTGTCGATGCTGCTGATGGCCGCGCACACCTTCGGCGGCCGCGACGACGTGAACACGATTCAGGACGCCTACCACGCGGTGCACACTGCGCTGGGCGCCGGAGCCGCGCTGCTGCTGGCGGTCGGCCTGCTGGCCTCGGGGCTGGCGTCGACCTCGGTCGGCGCGTACGCGGGCGCGATGATCATGGACGGTCTGCTGCGCCGCCGCATTCCGCTGCTGCTGCGCCGCGTCGTCACGCTGATTCCGGCGCTGGCGATCCTGGCCGTCGGCATCGATCCCACCCGGGCGCTGATCGTCTCGCAGGTGGTGCTGTCGTTCGGCATTCCGTTCGCGCTGATCCCGCTGGTGCGCTTCACCAGCGACCGCACGCTGATGGGCGTCGACCTCAACCACCGCGTGACGACCGCGCTGGCCTGGGTGATCGCCGCCGTCATCACCGCCCTCAACCTGTTGCTGATCTACCTCACGGTCACCGGTCGCGGCAGCTGA
- a CDS encoding aldehyde dehydrogenase family protein, whose product MAESAQPNTAALPGGSSRSKVLTSYDPRTAEAVGDYAVMGTVELTRTVRGARSAEKWWTAIGFAGRRRWLLDWKRSIARQAGDLVDTVCSETGKPEVDAAIEVMLAVENLDWAARNAERALGRRRLGSTWLTRNQRASVGYLPLGVVGVLGPWNNPVFTPMGSIAYAMAAGNTVVFKPSELTPGVGVWLAESWRRLAPNQPVLQVVTGDSSTGAALCRSRVDKIAYAGSDAGAREVISLCAQTLTPVVVERAGKGAMVVQVDAKLDDAAEAAVFGAMSNAGQSPAGIQRVYVAESVYQPFLERVVAQARRLRPGGDRKASYGPMIQESQVDVVRRQVKDAIARGGQAVVGGLESIREPYIEPIVLTDVPEESLAITGEAVGPVLIVNRVASMDEAVDRINATDHGLAVVVFTRDVRTVPELAERMRTGVVTINSSMAYAGMPAMPFGGVGEYGQGHTHGEAGLREFSRTLAIAQKRYRAPVNLSTFERHPRHLRLAKAIFRMRHG is encoded by the coding sequence ATGGCCGAGTCCGCGCAGCCGAATACGGCAGCGCTCCCGGGAGGATCGAGCCGGTCCAAAGTCCTGACGTCCTATGATCCGCGGACCGCCGAGGCCGTGGGCGACTACGCGGTGATGGGCACCGTCGAGCTGACCCGCACCGTGCGCGGCGCGCGCTCGGCCGAGAAATGGTGGACGGCAATCGGATTCGCCGGGCGTCGGCGGTGGCTGCTGGACTGGAAGCGCAGCATCGCCCGGCAGGCCGGGGATCTGGTCGATACCGTGTGCTCGGAGACCGGCAAGCCGGAGGTCGACGCCGCCATCGAGGTGATGCTGGCGGTGGAGAATCTGGACTGGGCGGCCCGCAATGCCGAACGGGCCCTGGGACGGCGGCGGCTGGGCTCCACCTGGCTGACCCGCAATCAGCGCGCCTCGGTGGGTTATCTGCCGCTGGGCGTGGTGGGCGTGCTCGGCCCCTGGAACAATCCGGTGTTCACCCCGATGGGGTCGATCGCGTACGCGATGGCGGCCGGAAACACGGTGGTGTTCAAGCCCAGTGAGCTCACCCCCGGCGTCGGCGTATGGCTGGCCGAGAGCTGGCGGCGGCTGGCCCCGAACCAGCCTGTCCTGCAGGTGGTTACCGGCGACAGCAGCACCGGGGCCGCGCTGTGCCGGTCCCGGGTGGACAAGATCGCCTACGCGGGCTCGGACGCCGGTGCGCGCGAGGTCATTTCGCTGTGCGCGCAGACGCTGACGCCGGTGGTGGTCGAGCGGGCGGGCAAGGGCGCCATGGTGGTGCAGGTCGACGCCAAGCTCGACGACGCCGCCGAGGCCGCGGTGTTCGGCGCCATGTCCAATGCGGGCCAGAGCCCGGCCGGGATCCAGCGCGTGTACGTGGCCGAGTCGGTGTATCAGCCGTTCCTGGAAAGGGTTGTGGCCCAGGCGCGCCGGCTGCGTCCGGGCGGGGACCGCAAGGCGTCCTACGGGCCGATGATCCAGGAGTCCCAGGTCGACGTCGTGCGGCGACAGGTCAAGGATGCGATCGCGCGCGGCGGGCAGGCGGTGGTCGGCGGGCTGGAGTCGATCCGCGAGCCGTATATCGAGCCCATCGTGCTCACCGACGTGCCCGAGGAGAGCCTGGCGATCACCGGCGAGGCGGTCGGCCCGGTGCTGATCGTGAACCGGGTGGCGAGCATGGACGAGGCCGTCGACCGCATCAACGCCACCGATCACGGCCTGGCGGTGGTGGTGTTCACCCGTGACGTGCGCACCGTGCCCGAACTCGCCGAGCGCATGAGAACCGGTGTGGTGACCATCAATTCGTCCATGGCCTACGCGGGCATGCCCGCCATGCCGTTCGGCGGCGTCGGCGAGTACGGGCAGGGCCACACGCACGGCGAGGCGGGCCTGCGCGAATTCAGCCGCACCCTGGCCATCGCCCAGAAGCGCTACCGCGCCCCGGTGAACCTGTCGACATTCGAACGACATCCGCGGCACCTGCGCCTGGCCAAGGCCATTTTCCGCATGCGGCACGGGTGA
- a CDS encoding ABC transporter permease — MSSVAAISDCEPDVDALRWDTPLPVVEPRSERAVSTWLRHSLIQCRRLLLVWARDPATTIQTLIYPALTLLMFRVVLGDSITKAAGFPSVYGTVPLITLVAAMSGAVVSALGFKTEKSTGLLGRFWTMPIHRAAGLTGRLLAEAVRVLVTTLFVIGVGVCLGFRFWNGPLASLAVIGIPVLFGVGFAVLVTALATISEGVMLVNIIGIINTLLMFFNSGFVPTWLYPMWLQKTVENQPMSCAIDAMRGLAFDGPIATPLLKTLAWSIGMVVVCGVPAVRGYRRAAENSG, encoded by the coding sequence ATGAGTTCCGTTGCAGCCATCAGCGATTGCGAGCCCGACGTGGACGCCCTGCGCTGGGACACGCCGCTACCGGTCGTCGAGCCGCGTTCGGAGCGGGCGGTGTCGACCTGGTTGCGGCACAGCCTGATCCAGTGCAGGCGGCTGCTGCTGGTGTGGGCGCGCGACCCCGCGACCACCATCCAGACCCTGATCTATCCCGCGCTGACGCTGCTGATGTTCCGTGTGGTGCTGGGTGATTCGATCACCAAGGCCGCCGGATTCCCCAGCGTGTACGGCACGGTGCCGCTGATCACCCTGGTCGCGGCGATGTCCGGGGCGGTGGTCAGCGCGCTCGGCTTCAAGACCGAGAAGTCCACCGGCCTACTCGGCCGGTTCTGGACCATGCCGATCCACCGGGCCGCCGGGCTCACCGGGCGACTGCTGGCCGAGGCGGTCCGGGTCCTGGTGACCACGCTGTTCGTCATCGGCGTCGGGGTGTGCCTGGGCTTTCGTTTCTGGAACGGGCCGCTGGCCTCGCTGGCCGTGATCGGCATCCCGGTGCTGTTCGGGGTGGGCTTCGCGGTTCTGGTGACCGCGCTGGCGACGATCTCCGAGGGCGTGATGCTGGTGAATATCATCGGCATCATCAACACCCTGCTGATGTTCTTCAACTCCGGCTTCGTCCCCACCTGGCTCTACCCGATGTGGTTGCAGAAGACGGTCGAGAACCAGCCGATGAGCTGCGCCATCGACGCCATGCGCGGCCTCGCCTTCGACGGCCCGATCGCCACGCCGCTACTGAAGACCCTCGCGTGGTCCATCGGCATGGTCGTGGTGTGCGGCGTGCCCGCCGTGCGCGGTTACCGACGGGCGGCGGAGAACAGCGGCTAG
- a CDS encoding daunorubicin/doxorubicin resistance ABC transporter ATP-binding protein DrrA: MPSLDNAESHDPGSNTAEPAVRVSDVRKSFGDVHALRGISFTAERASVLGILGPNGAGKTTMVKILSTLLRPDSGTAVVAGHDVLADPAGVRRAIMMTGQYAALDENLSGRENLELFGRLMGLSKRAARQRADTLLEEFDLVGAGKRAVRHYSGGMRRRVDIACGLVVRPEVVFLDEPTTGLDPRSRQGVWDLVTALKQQGITVLLTTQYLEEADVLSDNIIVIDRGTVIAEGTADELKEKTGGSYCEVVPLDPTLLRRAADALGDLVPHAVLEEIEGANTAGTDRISIPAPDGASTLAEAVRRLDAAGVDLADIALRRPSLDDVFLSITGHSGGQQ; this comes from the coding sequence ATGCCGAGCTTGGACAACGCAGAATCGCACGACCCCGGTTCGAATACCGCCGAGCCCGCGGTCCGGGTGTCGGACGTCCGCAAGTCCTTCGGCGACGTGCACGCGTTGCGGGGCATCAGCTTCACCGCCGAACGCGCCTCGGTGCTGGGCATTCTCGGCCCGAACGGCGCGGGCAAGACCACCATGGTCAAGATCCTGTCCACGCTGCTGCGCCCGGACTCGGGCACCGCCGTGGTCGCCGGGCACGATGTGCTGGCCGACCCGGCCGGGGTGCGCCGCGCGATCATGATGACCGGACAGTACGCCGCCCTGGACGAGAATCTGTCCGGCCGCGAGAACCTGGAGCTGTTCGGCCGGTTGATGGGCCTGAGCAAGAGGGCCGCCCGGCAGCGCGCGGACACCCTGCTCGAGGAGTTCGATCTGGTCGGCGCGGGCAAGCGCGCGGTGCGGCACTACTCCGGCGGCATGCGCCGGCGGGTCGACATCGCCTGCGGCCTGGTGGTGCGCCCGGAGGTGGTCTTCCTCGACGAGCCCACCACCGGCCTGGACCCGCGCAGCCGCCAGGGCGTGTGGGATCTGGTCACCGCGCTCAAGCAGCAGGGCATCACGGTCCTGCTGACCACGCAGTACCTCGAGGAGGCCGACGTCCTCAGCGACAACATCATCGTGATCGACCGGGGCACCGTGATCGCCGAGGGCACCGCCGACGAACTCAAGGAGAAGACCGGCGGCAGCTACTGCGAGGTGGTGCCGCTGGATCCGACGCTGCTGCGGCGGGCCGCGGACGCGCTCGGCGACCTGGTGCCCCACGCGGTGCTCGAGGAGATCGAGGGCGCGAACACGGCGGGGACGGACCGGATCTCGATCCCCGCGCCCGACGGCGCGAGCACGCTGGCCGAGGCGGTCCGGCGGCTGGACGCGGCCGGGGTCGACCTGGCCGATATCGCGCTGCGGCGGCCGTCGCTCGACGACGTATTCCTCTCCATCACCGGGCATTCGGGCGGTCAGCAGTGA
- a CDS encoding alpha/beta hydrolase, producing MAGIGATSASAEDPIIAAKSLLADPKSPDGSHITKATYRDDRNIRLYVYSAAMDKTYPVDVQRPADASVPRPTLYLLNGAGGGQDDASWQKKTDIVNGFLGDKNVNVVQPVGGKWSYYTDWIKDDPELGRNKWKTFFTEELPPLIDGALGTNGVNAIAGLSTSGTTVLNLPIAKPGLYKAVAAYSGCAQTSDPVGREFVKLTVNTWGGGDVENMYGPDGAPAWSENDPLLHADKLRDLDLYISTGNGLPGQYDTLNGPYALPGAYGLGNQMLIGGVIEAGTNYCTHNLKTKLDSLGIPATYNFRNSGTHSWGYWRDDFMNSWPVLAHGLGL from the coding sequence GTGGCCGGGATCGGTGCGACCAGTGCGTCGGCCGAGGACCCGATCATCGCCGCGAAGAGCCTGCTCGCCGATCCGAAGTCGCCCGACGGGTCCCACATCACCAAGGCGACCTACCGCGACGATCGCAATATCCGGCTGTACGTGTACTCGGCGGCCATGGACAAGACCTACCCGGTCGACGTGCAGCGTCCCGCCGACGCCTCGGTGCCGCGCCCGACGCTGTACCTGCTCAACGGCGCGGGCGGCGGTCAGGACGACGCCTCGTGGCAGAAGAAGACCGACATCGTCAACGGCTTCCTCGGCGACAAGAACGTCAACGTGGTCCAGCCCGTCGGCGGCAAGTGGAGCTACTACACGGACTGGATCAAAGACGATCCGGAACTGGGCCGCAACAAGTGGAAGACCTTCTTCACCGAGGAGCTGCCGCCGCTGATCGACGGCGCGCTGGGCACCAACGGCGTCAATGCCATTGCGGGCCTGTCCACTTCGGGCACCACCGTGCTGAACCTGCCGATCGCCAAGCCCGGCCTGTACAAGGCGGTCGCCGCCTACTCCGGCTGCGCGCAGACCTCCGACCCGGTCGGCCGTGAGTTCGTCAAGCTGACCGTCAACACCTGGGGCGGCGGCGATGTCGAGAACATGTACGGCCCCGACGGCGCGCCCGCCTGGTCGGAGAACGATCCGTTGCTGCACGCCGACAAGCTGCGTGACCTGGATCTCTACATCTCCACCGGCAACGGCCTGCCCGGCCAGTACGACACCCTCAACGGCCCCTACGCGCTGCCCGGCGCCTACGGCCTGGGCAACCAGATGCTGATCGGCGGCGTGATCGAGGCAGGCACCAACTACTGCACCCACAACCTGAAGACGAAGCTGGACTCCCTGGGCATCCCCGCGACCTACAACTTCCGCAACTCGGGCACCCACTCCTGGGGCTACTGGCGCGACGACTTCATGAACTCCTGGCCGGTCCTCGCCCACGGCCTGGGTCTGTAG